One segment of Rosa chinensis cultivar Old Blush chromosome 6, RchiOBHm-V2, whole genome shotgun sequence DNA contains the following:
- the LOC112171028 gene encoding uncharacterized mitochondrial protein AtMg00810-like, whose protein sequence is MKLVLKRYSKTRVSESKLKKKMTRPKDDRAIDLVSPLLNDIADALLKSSTIGVFIVAAEDTYYVVKRGNNLQDIMETKHFLASHFKLKDMGQLRYFLGIEVARSKQGIVLCQRKYALEVLEDAGFLGAKPSRFPIDQNLVLTQGEGVVLKDASQYRRLVGRLIYLTVKRPDLVYAVHILSQFMDNPRQPHLDAAYKVLRYVKQTPGQGILLPFTGQLEIKSYCDVDWARCKDTRRSTTGYCIFFGNAPISWKTKKQGTVSRSSAEAEYRSMATTCCEITWLQSLLRDLNVKHAHAVKLFYDNQAAIHIASNPVFHERTKHIEIDCHVVLEKVQRGLVKTMHIRTKEQPVDLFTKPLGSKQFSALLSKLGVINIHSNLRGSIEERNLI, encoded by the exons ATGAAACTCGTTCTAAAGCGTTACAGCAAAACCCGAGTCTCAGAGAGTAAGTTGAAGAAAAAGATGACTCGGCCAAAGGATGACAGGGCAATAGACCTGGTTAGTCCATTGCTGAATGACATCGCTGATGCTTTGTTGAAAAGCTCAACT ATCGGTGTTTTCATAGTTGCTGCAGAGGATACTTACTATGTCGTCAAAAGAG GAAATAACTTACAAGACATCATGGAGACAAAGCACTTCCTTGCGAGTCATTTCAAGCTCAAAGATATGGGTCAGTTAAGGTACTTCCTTGGAATAGAGGTGGCAAGGTCCAAGCAAGGCATTGTTTTATGCCAACGAAAGTATGCATTAGAGGTCCTTGAAGATGCAGGCTTCCTAGGCGCTAAACCATCTCGATTCCCAATTGATCAGAACTTGGTGCTAACGCAAGGTGAAGGGGTCGTTTTAAAGGATGCCTCTCAGTATCGCAGATTAGTTGGAAGGCTCATATACCTCACAGTCAAGAGACCAGACCTCGTGTATGCTGTACATATCCTAAGTCAATTTATGGATAACCCTAGACAACCTCATCTAGATGCAGCTTACAAGGTGTTGAGATATGTTAAGCAGACACCAGGACAAGGAATACTTTTGCCTTTCACCGGACAATTAGAGATCAAGTCGTATTGTGATGTAGATTGGGCACGTTGCAAGGACACAAGAAGATCAACTACTGGCTACTGTATTTTCTTCGGCAACGCACCCATCTCatggaaaacaaaaaagcaaGGAACAGTGTCTCGTTCTAGTGCAGAAGCGGAGTACAGATCTATGGCAACAACATGCTGTGAGATTACGTGGCTTCAAAGTTTATTAAGAGATTTGAATGTTAAACATGCACATGCAGTTAAATTGTTCTATGATAATCAGGCTGCCATTCATATAGCATCAAATCCCGTCTTTCACGAACGCACAAAGCATATTGAGATAGATTGCCATGTTGTGCTGGAAAAAGTACAGAGGGGGCTAGTCAAAACCATGCATATTCGAACAAAGGAACAACCAGTTGACTTGTTCACCAAGCCGCTGGGTTCGAAGCAATTTTCAGCACTattgagcaagttgggtgtaattAACATACACTctaacttgagggggagtattgagGAAAGGAATCTCATATGA